A window of the Brassica napus cultivar Da-Ae chromosome A2, Da-Ae, whole genome shotgun sequence genome harbors these coding sequences:
- the LOC125589281 gene encoding LOB domain-containing protein 37-like: MSCNGCRVLRKGCSENCILRPCIQWIETADAQGHATVFVAKFFGRAGLMSFISAVPEPQRPALFQSLLYEACGRTVNPVNGAIGMLWTGNWNICQAAVETVLRGGSLRPIPELLAHGGGFAGFPSEEGSEICTGMLNLNDGSSDRNIYHHSRFSSSRSRSTLDSSAKKRKRVDSSELDLSLNPNLSTKTTPSPTRQRSGTPSMNSEESVATTTSFWDATATGERYGNGGGGETRQLLNLFV, from the exons ATGAGTTGCAATGGTTGCCGTGTGCTCCGAAAAGGTTGCAGCGAGAACTGCATCCTCAGGCCATGTATCCAATGGATAGAAACCGCCGACGCTCAGGGACACGCCACCGTCTTCGTCGCTAAATTCTTCGGCCGCGCCGGTCTAATGTCTTTCATCTCCGCCGTACCGGAACCTCAACGTCCCG CTCTGTTTCAGTCTTTGTTATACGAAGCTTGTGGGAGAACAGTGAATCCAGTCAACGGAGCTATAGGAATGCTGTGGACGGGTAACTGGAATATCTGCCAAGCTGCGGTTGAGACGGTGCTTCGCGGCGGTTCTTTGAGACCCATCCCGGAGCTTCTCGCTCACGGCGGTGGATTCGCCGGCTTTCCATCGGAAGAAGGGTCTGAGATCTGCACGGGAATGCTGAACCTTAATGATGGTTCCAGCGACCGTAACATCTACCATCATTCTAGATTCTCAAGCTCAAGATCCAGATCTACGCTGGACTCTTCTGCCAAGAAGCGTAAGCGAGTTGATTCTTCCGAGCTCGATCTttcactaaaccctaatttaTCCACTAAAACAACGCCTTCTCCCACACGGCAGCGATCAGGAACACCGTCCATGAACTCTGAGGAGTCAGTGGCGACCACGACGTCGTTTTGGGATGCCACTGCAACAGGTGAACGCTACGGTAACGGCGGAGGAGGAGAAACAAGACAGCTGCTTAACCTTTTTGTTTAA